The Microvirga thermotolerans sequence GGCCGCGCTCGCCCGCCCCATCGTCGTCGACCTGCGCAACATCTACAGGCCCGACGACATGAAACGAAACGGTTTCGCATACGTCTCAATCGGACGGCCGAAGATCCTGCCGGCTCCCTCCCTCGAGGCGAGCGAACCTTCCAGGGTCGAGATCGAGGATACCCGCGCCCTCGCCACGACGGCGTGAGCGCCGTTCGAGATATCTGCCGAAGTGGCAATGCACGCTCTCAAAGGCGCGCATTGAGCTTTTGCGACGGCTGCTTGCATCGCCAGGAGAGCAGGCGATGGGGCTTAGCGGCCGTAGATTCGGTCCAGAACCCGCGCGACATCCAGGAAGCGCTCCGCCTCGGGGTCGAAGCGCTCGCCCGATGCCAGGCGCAAGGCCCAATCGGCTGCGGCGCGTCCTCCCCACGCGTCAGGAGGCGTCGCAAGAACCTCCCGTGCCGTGCCGCGATAGCGCTCCGCCGTGAAATCGTAGAATGAACCGTTCACATTGCGCATGGCGACACCGCCCTGCGTTCCATAGAACGCTGCCGAGATCATGGCATCGCATCCCGCCTGCAGTTTCCAGGAGCAGGCCAGCTGGAGGACGGCACCGCCTTCGAGGCCGATGGTTGCGATGGCGTAGTCCTCGACCTGTGCTGACGCGTCTCTCAAGGGTTCGCCGCCCGCGAAAAGCCTGCTCGTCACGCCAGTGACTTGGGGAAAGCCGAGAGTCCATAGGGCAAGGTCGACCAGGTGGACTCCGAGATCCATGACGCAGCCGCCTCCGGCGAGAGCAGGGTCGTAGAACCAGGCCTTGTCCGGTCCGTAGGCGTTGTGAAACACGAGGTCCGCCGCATAGATGCGTCCAAGCTCGCACGACCCGACGACCTCGCGGATCCGGCGCATGGCATCCGTGAAGCGATACGAGAGATCGACGCCGAGAAGCCGATCCGCAGCGCGTGCCGCTTCGACGACCGACCGAACCTCTGCCTCGTTGCGCCCAAGGGGCTTCTGGCAGAAAACGGCGACGCCCTTTTCCAAGGCGCGAATGGACTGCTCCGCATGCATGGCGCTCGGCGTCGCGATGACGATGCCGTCGAGATCCATTCCAAGCAGATCCTCGATCGTGCCTGCCCGTTCGGCCTCCGGGGCGAGCATCCTGGCCTCTGCCACCATCTCCGCAGAAGGGTCCGCTATCGCAGCCACATCGGCGGCGCCCGTATCGAGGATGGCCTTCATGCGGTGACGACCGATCCAGCCCACACCCAGGAAGCCAATGCGCGGTCGCGTGGCGGATGCCGTCTGTGCCTCTTTGCGAATGACCTGTCCTGTCATGAGAGCCTCACCAGCGCCTTGAGGAATCCATCCGGCCTGTCGCGTGTGTCGTTCAGCGCATCGCCGAGCCGCTCAAGAGGATAGGTGTGCGTATAGAGGGGCGTCGGATCGAGGCAGCCGGAGGCGACGGCGTCCACCGCCTCCCGGATCCCTTGGACGTAAACCTTCGGATCACGCTCATGCGCATTGATCACGTCGATCCCCCGCCAGTTCCAGAGCCACATGTTGACCTGCCGCGGCCCGTCCTGGTGGTAGCCCGCGACGATGAGCTTTCCGCGTTCCCGGGTCAGTTCGGCCGCCAGATCGAGGGGCCACTGCTTGCCGACGGCCTCGATGATCCGGTCGCAGAACATGCCGCCGGTGAGGTCCCGCACCCTTTCGATGATGTCTGCGTGGTTCTCCATCGGAATGGTCTCGGCCGCCCCCATGGCGCGCGCGACGTCGAGGGAGAACGGACGCCGGGATATGGCGATGACGCGCGCACCGGCCTGCGAGGCAAGCCGCGTCAGAATAGCTCCCAGGAAGCCGATGCCGACGATCGCAACGGTCTGCCCGGGACGGATGTCGCTACGCCGGAAGATGTTCATGGCGCAGCCCAGCGGCTCGCCGGGAAACGGTCGGCCCGCCAGCGCTTCAGGCAGGACGACCACGGCGCTCGCATCGGCAAGATCGTACTCGGCATAGGCCTTGTACGACAGAACGGCCACCGGATCGCCCACACGGACAGTCCGGACGCCCTCACCGAGTGCATCGACGACGCCCCATGCCTCGTGCCCGAGATCGCCGGGATCCGTCGGAAAGCGCATCCATTCCGGGCCGGACCATGGCGTCAGGTTGGAGGCGCAGACGCCGCAACCTTCCAACCGGATGCGGACCTGCCCCTCTCCAGGCTCCGGGATCGCGGTTTCGACGACTTCCATCCTTCCCGGCCCGACCAGCCTCGCCGCCTTCATCGTCGCCGGGCGGCGCGGCCCCCTCGACTGAGAAGCGGTGCCTCTGTCCTGAAGAGATAGGGAAACGAGATCTTCGCTGCTCACGTTCAATGCCCTGAACTCGACCATGATGTAATGGCCTAACTAGAATGCCCTCCCCCGCCTTCAAGGCGGGATAGGCTCCCGACGGCCAGAGCTGGGGCACCGTTCCCGGGTTCCCTTCGATCTGTTCGAGGGCGTCGGCGCGGCGCCGCACGAACCACCCATTGAGTGCGGAGCGCGTCGCATCGGTCGAACCGTGGATCCCGGAGCGATAGGGGCTCGTCACGGACAGGCGCCGCAGTTCGATCCCCTTGTCCCGCTGCTGAACGGCGCCGGCCGGATCGACGATGGAGTCCCCCTGTGCCGCTGGACTCCATAAAGATCGTCCGAACCTCGCAGTGCAGGGCGAGAGCCGCCTCGACCGGCATAAGGCGCCATCTCTAGCGCGGACAGGGAAACTCCGCGAGAACGCTCGAGATCCTTCACCTCATGGCCGACCATGGGACTGCGATGTGCTCAGCAGGGCGGCGGCCTGGATCGCCCCTCGCCTTCATGCCAGCCTGGAAAAGGAGATGCGCCAGAGAGACGGTATCACAGAACACACGCCATATCGTGAATGAACGAACTTTCTCGGGAATGATCTTTGGAAAGTTCTTTTCTGTTTGCCACCCTTCCCGTACGGTTCGGTCGGAAGGGCGCTCACAAATGCAATAAACATTCGTTTCGCAGGAAAGGCGCCGTGGGGAGACAGATGGGTCAGCGGGTTCTTGTCGCCGAATTCATGCACGAGACCAATACGTTCAGCATCCAGAAAACGGACGAGGATGCGTTCCGCAAATCCAGCTATTATCTCGATAATGAGATTCCGCAGGCCTTCCGTGGCACGCGCACCTCGATGGGGGCTGCCTTCGAGGCAGCCGAGCGGTTCGGCTGGGACATGGTTCACCCGCTCGTCGCTTCGGCCAACCCCTCGGGAAGGGTCACGACAGCCTGCTTCGATGCGCTGACGGATCGTATCCTGAGCGCCTGCGATGGAGTCCAGGGAGTTCTGCTCCACCTGCACGGCTCGATGTCGACCGAGGATCACGATGACGGCGAAGGCGAGTTCCTTTCGCGTCTTCGAGCCAGCATCGGATCCGGCATTCCCATCGTCGTCGTTCTCGACCTGCACGCCACCGTCACGCAGACGATGGTGGACAACGCCGATGCGCTGATCTCCTACCGCACCTATCCGCACATCGATCAATATGAGCGGACCTGGCAGGCGGCCGAACTGCTCCAGCAGGCGATGGACGGGAAGATCGACCCGAAGGTCGCAGTGGCCAGGCGCCCGATCCTTTACGCGCTCGACGGAGGCCGGACGACATCGCCGCCGATGGCGAAGCTTCTCCGCCGGGCGGATGCTTTGGAGGCTGCGGGCAAGGCTCTCGCCGTGAGCATCCAGGCCGGCTTCTCCTCCGCAGACGTCCATGACATCGGTCCTTCAGTGGCGGTAACGGCGAATGATCGCGCTGCGGCACAGGCCATTGCGGAAGAACTCATGGACTATGTGTGGGAGCAGCGCACATTCTCCTCCATTCACTTCACGCCGCTCGAAGGAGCCATCGCGAAGGCGAAGGCCGGAACGGGTGCATCCCGGCCGCTCGTCATCGCCGATTATTCGGACAATCCCGGCTCGGGAGCCTACGGGGACGCGACAACCCTGCTCAAGGCCATTCTCGATGCCGATCTCCAGAATGTCGGTTTTCACGCCATCTGCGATCCGGAAGCCGTCAGGCAGGCGCAGGCGGCAGGGGTCGGCAACGCCGTGACGCTCAAGCTCGGCGGCAAGACCGATCCTGGCATCGGCGGAGGGCCGCTCGAGGTCACCGGGCATGTGGTCGCCATCACGGACGGCAGCTTCATCGCCTATGGACCGATGGGCGGCGGCGCCCGCAGAAACTACGGCCTCAGCCTTCTGCTCCGTGTCGGAGGAA is a genomic window containing:
- a CDS encoding MDR/zinc-dependent alcohol dehydrogenase-like family protein yields the protein MKAARLVGPGRMEVVETAIPEPGEGQVRIRLEGCGVCASNLTPWSGPEWMRFPTDPGDLGHEAWGVVDALGEGVRTVRVGDPVAVLSYKAYAEYDLADASAVVVLPEALAGRPFPGEPLGCAMNIFRRSDIRPGQTVAIVGIGFLGAILTRLASQAGARVIAISRRPFSLDVARAMGAAETIPMENHADIIERVRDLTGGMFCDRIIEAVGKQWPLDLAAELTRERGKLIVAGYHQDGPRQVNMWLWNWRGIDVINAHERDPKVYVQGIREAVDAVASGCLDPTPLYTHTYPLERLGDALNDTRDRPDGFLKALVRLS
- a CDS encoding M81 family metallopeptidase encodes the protein MGQRVLVAEFMHETNTFSIQKTDEDAFRKSSYYLDNEIPQAFRGTRTSMGAAFEAAERFGWDMVHPLVASANPSGRVTTACFDALTDRILSACDGVQGVLLHLHGSMSTEDHDDGEGEFLSRLRASIGSGIPIVVVLDLHATVTQTMVDNADALISYRTYPHIDQYERTWQAAELLQQAMDGKIDPKVAVARRPILYALDGGRTTSPPMAKLLRRADALEAAGKALAVSIQAGFSSADVHDIGPSVAVTANDRAAAQAIAEELMDYVWEQRTFSSIHFTPLEGAIAKAKAGTGASRPLVIADYSDNPGSGAYGDATTLLKAILDADLQNVGFHAICDPEAVRQAQAAGVGNAVTLKLGGKTDPGIGGGPLEVTGHVVAITDGSFIAYGPMGGGARRNYGLSLLLRVGGTEIIVISNNGQATDLAQFTSLGVDPTRKSTLIVKSMQHFRAAFEPIAREVLEVDSGALSTRNFKERPYKKIRRPIWPLDPI
- a CDS encoding Gfo/Idh/MocA family protein — translated: MTGQVIRKEAQTASATRPRIGFLGVGWIGRHRMKAILDTGAADVAAIADPSAEMVAEARMLAPEAERAGTIEDLLGMDLDGIVIATPSAMHAEQSIRALEKGVAVFCQKPLGRNEAEVRSVVEAARAADRLLGVDLSYRFTDAMRRIREVVGSCELGRIYAADLVFHNAYGPDKAWFYDPALAGGGCVMDLGVHLVDLALWTLGFPQVTGVTSRLFAGGEPLRDASAQVEDYAIATIGLEGGAVLQLACSWKLQAGCDAMISAAFYGTQGGVAMRNVNGSFYDFTAERYRGTAREVLATPPDAWGGRAAADWALRLASGERFDPEAERFLDVARVLDRIYGR